The following are from one region of the Mesorhizobium sp. B4-1-4 genome:
- a CDS encoding Bax inhibitor-1/YccA family protein produces the protein MADPIRNYQTRAVPGAAVDIDQGLRAYMIKVYNLMGLGLLITGLAAVGTIMLATTTDPASAVATLPSGEMLTSFGYAIFGSPLRWVVILAPLAAVFFLSFRVQSMSVSAAQTTFWVYAGLVGLSLSSIFLVYTTASISQTFFATAAAFGALSLYGYTTKRDLTAMGSFLIMGVFGIIIASVINIFLQSSALSFAVSAIGVLVFAGLTAYDTQNIKEMYFEGDASDVAGRKAIMGALRLYLDFINLFMFLLQFMGDRR, from the coding sequence ATGGCTGATCCCATTCGCAATTATCAGACGCGCGCCGTGCCCGGCGCCGCTGTCGATATCGACCAGGGCCTGCGCGCCTACATGATCAAGGTCTACAATTTGATGGGGCTTGGTCTCCTCATCACCGGCCTTGCCGCCGTCGGCACGATCATGCTGGCGACCACGACCGATCCGGCCTCGGCTGTCGCCACGCTGCCGAGCGGCGAGATGCTGACCTCGTTCGGCTACGCGATCTTCGGTTCGCCGCTGCGCTGGGTGGTGATACTGGCGCCGCTTGCCGCCGTGTTCTTCCTGTCGTTCCGCGTCCAGTCGATGAGCGTTTCGGCGGCGCAGACCACATTCTGGGTCTATGCCGGCCTGGTCGGCCTGTCGCTGTCTTCGATCTTCCTGGTCTACACCACGGCAAGCATCTCGCAGACCTTCTTCGCCACCGCCGCGGCCTTCGGCGCGCTGTCGCTGTACGGTTACACGACCAAGCGCGACCTGACGGCGATGGGCTCGTTCCTGATCATGGGCGTGTTCGGCATCATCATCGCGTCGGTGATCAATATCTTCCTGCAGTCGTCGGCGCTGTCCTTCGCCGTTTCGGCGATCGGCGTGCTGGTCTTCGCCGGCCTCACCGCCTATGACACGCAGAACATCAAGGAGATGTATTTCGAAGGTGACGCTTCCGATGTCGCCGGCCGCAAGGCGATCATGGGCGCGTTGAGACTCTACCTCGACTTCATCAACCTGTTCATGTTCCTGCTGCAGTTCATGGGCGACCGCCGCTAA
- a CDS encoding ABC transporter permease has protein sequence MPLARTLKLAVRFSLREMRGGLSGFLIFLACIALGVAAIGGVNSVARSITVGVANQGQTLLGGDLRFQINQRDASPAERGFLDGLGVVSRTASTRSMARLADGTDQALVEAKAVDDAYPLYGALETEPKLTKQELFGEEFGVFGAVAPDLLFERLHLKPGDRLKLGTATFELRARLVTEPDAVSDGFGFAPRLMISTEALVATGLVQPGSLVENAYKVRLPADSDEARLKAIQDQAAKDFPEAGWSIRTRSNAAPALSSNIERFSQFLTLVGLTALVVGGVGVANAVRAYLDGKRGVIATFKSLGASGGFVFAVYLVQILIIAALGIAAGLVLGALMPFVASAALQSVIPVPAQGGFYPGALAMAALFGLLVTLAFALLPLGRARDVPATALFREMGLEGRGFPHPIYVASAIGIALLLAVLAILFSGDRRIASIFVGATIFAFLVLRLVGGLVQWAARKSPRVRFVALRLAVGNIHRPGALTPSVVLSLGLGLTLLVTLALIDGNLRQQISGSLPERAPNFFFVDIQGSDVDAFSTLIGKEAPQGTLVKVPMLRGRVMALNGVEVDKVKVPAEGAWVLKGDRGLTYDARQPENATLTEGNWWPDDYAGEPLVSFSAREGKEIGLKLGDTVTVNVLGRNVTARIANFRQVEWETMGINFVMVFSPNTFAGAPHGWMATLTEKSATTADDARILNAVTRAFPAVTTVRVKDALEVVNRLVGQLGTAIRAAAGVALIASVLVLAGALAAGNRARIHDAVVLKTLGATRRTLITAFSLEYMLIGLATAVFALAAGGIAAWYIVARIMTLPSHFMPEVAVATILFSLFITVGIGLAGTWRVLGHKAAPVLRNL, from the coding sequence ATGCCATTGGCGCGGACGTTGAAGCTTGCCGTCCGCTTCTCGCTGCGCGAGATGCGCGGCGGCCTGTCCGGCTTCCTGATCTTCCTCGCCTGCATCGCACTCGGCGTCGCGGCGATCGGCGGCGTCAATTCGGTGGCCCGCTCGATCACCGTCGGCGTCGCCAACCAGGGGCAGACGCTGCTTGGTGGGGATCTCCGTTTCCAGATCAACCAACGCGACGCCAGCCCGGCGGAGCGCGGTTTCCTCGACGGGCTGGGTGTGGTCTCGCGCACCGCGAGCACGCGCTCGATGGCGCGGCTGGCCGACGGAACCGACCAGGCGCTGGTCGAGGCCAAGGCGGTCGACGATGCCTATCCGCTCTATGGCGCGCTGGAAACCGAACCGAAGCTGACGAAGCAGGAACTTTTCGGCGAAGAATTCGGCGTCTTTGGCGCAGTCGCACCCGATCTGCTGTTCGAACGGCTGCATCTCAAGCCTGGTGACCGGCTGAAGCTTGGCACCGCCACCTTCGAACTGCGCGCCAGGCTGGTGACCGAGCCGGACGCCGTGTCCGACGGTTTCGGCTTCGCACCAAGGCTGATGATCTCGACCGAGGCCCTGGTGGCCACCGGGCTGGTCCAGCCGGGCAGCCTGGTCGAAAATGCCTACAAGGTCCGGCTGCCCGCCGATTCCGACGAGGCGCGGCTCAAGGCCATCCAGGACCAGGCCGCCAAGGATTTCCCCGAGGCCGGCTGGTCGATCCGCACCCGCAGCAACGCGGCACCCGCGCTGTCGTCGAACATCGAACGCTTTTCGCAATTCCTGACGCTGGTCGGGCTGACGGCGCTTGTTGTCGGCGGTGTCGGCGTCGCCAATGCGGTGCGCGCCTATCTCGACGGCAAGCGCGGCGTCATCGCCACCTTCAAGAGCCTGGGCGCTTCCGGCGGCTTCGTCTTTGCCGTCTATCTCGTGCAGATCCTGATCATCGCGGCACTCGGCATCGCCGCCGGCCTGGTGCTCGGGGCGCTGATGCCGTTCGTGGCAAGTGCCGCGCTGCAGTCCGTCATTCCGGTGCCGGCGCAAGGCGGCTTCTACCCCGGCGCGCTCGCCATGGCGGCGCTGTTCGGGCTGCTGGTGACGCTGGCCTTCGCGCTTTTGCCGCTCGGGCGCGCCCGCGACGTGCCGGCGACCGCGCTGTTCCGGGAGATGGGCCTGGAAGGCCGCGGCTTTCCGCACCCGATCTATGTCGCGTCGGCGATCGGCATCGCGCTGCTGCTGGCGGTGCTCGCCATCCTGTTCTCCGGCGACCGGCGCATCGCCTCGATCTTCGTCGGCGCCACCATCTTTGCCTTCCTGGTGCTGCGCCTGGTCGGCGGGCTGGTGCAATGGGCGGCAAGGAAAAGCCCGCGGGTGCGCTTCGTGGCGCTCCGGCTCGCCGTCGGCAACATCCACAGGCCAGGTGCGCTGACGCCGTCGGTGGTGCTGTCGCTGGGGCTTGGGCTGACGCTGCTGGTGACGCTGGCGCTGATCGACGGCAACCTGCGGCAGCAGATCTCCGGCAGCCTGCCGGAGCGGGCGCCGAACTTTTTCTTCGTCGATATCCAGGGCAGTGACGTCGACGCGTTCTCCACGCTGATCGGCAAGGAGGCGCCTCAGGGGACGCTGGTCAAGGTGCCGATGCTGCGCGGCCGGGTGATGGCGCTCAACGGCGTCGAGGTCGACAAGGTCAAGGTGCCGGCGGAAGGCGCGTGGGTGCTGAAAGGTGATCGCGGCCTGACCTATGACGCCAGGCAGCCGGAAAACGCGACGCTGACCGAGGGCAATTGGTGGCCGGACGATTATGCCGGCGAGCCGCTGGTCTCGTTTTCGGCGCGGGAGGGCAAGGAGATCGGGCTGAAACTCGGCGACACTGTCACCGTTAATGTGCTCGGCCGCAATGTCACGGCCAGGATCGCCAATTTCCGCCAGGTCGAATGGGAGACGATGGGCATCAATTTCGTCATGGTGTTCTCGCCCAACACCTTCGCCGGCGCGCCGCATGGCTGGATGGCGACGCTGACCGAAAAGAGCGCCACCACGGCCGACGATGCCCGCATCCTCAATGCCGTCACCCGGGCCTTCCCGGCGGTGACCACGGTGCGCGTCAAGGACGCGCTCGAAGTCGTCAACCGGCTGGTCGGCCAGCTCGGCACGGCGATCCGGGCGGCGGCCGGCGTGGCGCTGATCGCCTCGGTGCTGGTGCTGGCCGGCGCGCTCGCCGCCGGCAACCGGGCGCGCATCCACGATGCGGTGGTGCTGAAGACGCTGGGCGCCACCAGGAGAACGCTGATCACGGCATTCTCCCTGGAGTACATGCTAATCGGATTGGCCACGGCGGTATTCGCGCTGGCGGCCGGCGGCATCGCGGCCTGGTACATCGTCGCCCGCATCATGACATTGCCATCGCATTTCATGCCCGAGGTGGCGGTGGCGACCATCCTGTTTTCGCTCTTCATCACCGTCGGCATCGGCCTCGCCGGCACCTGGCGTGTGCTCGGCCACAAGGCGGCACCCGTGCTGCGCAATCTCTGA
- a CDS encoding ABC transporter ATP-binding protein — protein sequence MTEAVIALKDVSLTLGEGASSVHVLKGVSLEVAHGEATGIVGPSGSGKSTLLMVMAGLERVDSGTIRIAGELLNGRSEDQVASFRGRNIGIVFQSFHLIPNMTALENVAVPLELAGHADPFSVAERELAAVGLSDRITHYPGELSGGEQQRVAIARALAPSPRILIADEPTGNLDQATGRQVADLLFAKAAERGMTLVLVTHDPALAARCSRQVSMRSGRIEASAPLKVTA from the coding sequence TTGACAGAAGCGGTCATCGCGCTGAAAGACGTATCGCTGACGCTCGGCGAAGGCGCTTCGTCGGTCCATGTACTGAAAGGCGTCAGCCTCGAGGTGGCGCATGGCGAGGCGACCGGCATCGTTGGCCCTTCGGGCTCCGGCAAGTCGACTCTCCTGATGGTGATGGCGGGTCTGGAAAGGGTCGATTCGGGCACGATACGAATCGCTGGCGAGCTCCTCAACGGCAGGAGCGAGGATCAGGTCGCTTCGTTTCGTGGCCGAAACATTGGCATTGTGTTCCAGTCCTTCCATCTTATCCCTAACATGACGGCGTTGGAAAACGTCGCCGTGCCACTGGAGCTGGCTGGCCATGCCGATCCGTTTTCGGTGGCGGAACGGGAACTGGCGGCGGTGGGCCTGAGCGACCGCATCACCCATTACCCCGGCGAACTGTCGGGCGGCGAACAGCAACGCGTGGCGATCGCCCGGGCGCTGGCGCCTTCCCCACGCATCCTCATCGCCGACGAGCCGACCGGCAATCTCGACCAGGCGACGGGGCGGCAGGTCGCCGACCTTCTATTCGCCAAGGCGGCCGAACGTGGCATGACGCTGGTGTTGGTCACCCATGATCCGGCGCTGGCGGCGCGCTGCTCGCGCCAGGTTTCGATGCGCTCCGGGCGGATCGAGGCGTCGGCGCCGTTGAAGGTCACCGCCTGA
- a CDS encoding arylesterase — MSFKRRFAAGLILFLAICGAISSARAEPFKIVGFGDSLMAGFGLGPGDGFTDKLQTALRAKGHDVSVANAGVSGDTSSGGLARLDWSVPDGTQLVVLELGANDMLRGISPDITRKNLDEMLGKLKQRKIAVLLAGMRAAPNLGADYQSAFDAVFPDLAKKYDVPLYPFFLDGVAGQPALQLEDGLHPNAKGVDLMVERILPTVEKAITAAPGGA, encoded by the coding sequence ATGTCTTTCAAACGCCGATTTGCCGCAGGCCTGATCCTTTTCCTTGCCATTTGCGGCGCCATTTCGTCGGCGCGGGCCGAGCCATTCAAGATCGTCGGCTTCGGTGACAGCCTGATGGCGGGTTTCGGCCTCGGACCCGGCGATGGATTTACCGACAAGCTGCAGACAGCGCTACGCGCCAAGGGCCATGACGTCTCCGTTGCCAATGCCGGTGTCTCCGGCGATACGTCGAGCGGCGGGCTGGCGCGGCTCGACTGGTCGGTGCCGGACGGCACGCAACTGGTCGTCCTCGAACTCGGCGCCAACGACATGCTGCGCGGCATCTCGCCCGACATCACCAGGAAGAACCTCGACGAGATGCTGGGCAAGCTGAAACAGCGCAAGATTGCCGTGCTGCTCGCCGGCATGCGCGCCGCGCCCAATCTCGGCGCGGATTACCAAAGCGCCTTCGACGCCGTCTTTCCGGACCTGGCGAAGAAATACGATGTCCCGCTCTACCCGTTCTTCCTCGACGGTGTCGCCGGCCAGCCCGCTTTGCAGCTCGAGGACGGCCTGCATCCGAACGCAAAGGGGGTCGACCTGATGGTCGAGCGCATCCTGCCGACGGTCGAGAAGGCCATCACGGCGGCGCCGGGAGGTGCATGA
- the thpR gene encoding RNA 2',3'-cyclic phosphodiesterase has protein sequence MPRLFTALEIPRDAALSLSLLRGGLPGARWIDVENYHLTLRFIGDVQGHVADEIANALDRVHRPSFSLTLSGVGAFGQKKPHAVWAGAVPSPDLNALQGEIERICQRLGIPADPRKFMPHVTLARLRNSSPLDVAQYLSARGNFSTLPFRISRFVLMSSRDSVGGGPYIVEEAWPLSGGDARAASRVANASDASRIMR, from the coding sequence ATGCCGCGTCTTTTCACCGCCCTCGAAATTCCGCGTGATGCTGCCCTTTCGCTGTCCCTGCTCCGGGGCGGCTTGCCCGGGGCCCGCTGGATCGATGTCGAAAACTACCATTTGACGCTGCGCTTCATTGGCGATGTCCAGGGCCATGTCGCCGACGAGATCGCCAATGCGCTCGACCGGGTCCATCGCCCCTCCTTCTCGCTGACCTTGTCCGGCGTCGGTGCCTTCGGCCAGAAGAAGCCGCATGCCGTGTGGGCCGGCGCCGTCCCCTCGCCCGATCTCAACGCCCTCCAGGGCGAGATCGAGCGCATCTGCCAGCGGCTCGGCATTCCCGCCGATCCGCGCAAGTTCATGCCGCATGTGACACTGGCGCGCTTGCGCAATTCAAGCCCGCTGGATGTCGCCCAATATCTCTCGGCGCGCGGCAATTTCTCGACGCTGCCGTTCCGCATCAGCCGCTTCGTCCTGATGTCGTCGCGCGATTCGGTCGGTGGCGGCCCCTACATCGTCGAGGAGGCCTGGCCATTGTCGGGCGGCGATGCCCGCGCCGCCAGCCGCGTCGCCAATGCCTCCGATGCCTCGCGGATCATGCGGTAG
- a CDS encoding 4a-hydroxytetrahydrobiopterin dehydratase gives MTREKLSKDAITEALAGLAGWALASDGASIKRSFVFGNFSEAFAFMTRVALAAEKMDHHPDWSNVYKTVDVTLNTHDAGGVTALDIELAKKMNRFAGG, from the coding sequence ATGACGAGAGAAAAACTGTCCAAGGATGCCATCACCGAAGCCCTGGCCGGGCTCGCCGGCTGGGCGCTGGCCTCTGACGGCGCCTCGATCAAGCGCAGCTTCGTCTTCGGCAATTTCTCCGAAGCTTTCGCCTTTATGACCCGCGTCGCGCTGGCGGCCGAGAAGATGGATCATCATCCAGACTGGTCGAATGTCTACAAGACCGTCGACGTGACCTTGAATACCCATGATGCCGGCGGCGTGACCGCGCTGGACATCGAGCTGGCAAAGAAGATGAACCGCTTCGCCGGCGGCTGA
- a CDS encoding YkvA family protein, translated as MAQESGFDFFGFGDKLGGEGEVREKFWRTAKKAARQIPFMEDVVAAYYCAMDKNTPLRAKGILVAALGYFVLPVDLIPDFIVGLGFTDDIAVLTAAITAVSAHITPAHRQAAKDAIADRS; from the coding sequence ATGGCGCAAGAATCCGGTTTTGATTTCTTCGGCTTTGGCGACAAGCTCGGCGGCGAAGGCGAAGTGCGCGAGAAGTTCTGGCGCACGGCCAAGAAAGCCGCACGGCAGATCCCGTTCATGGAGGACGTCGTCGCGGCCTATTACTGCGCCATGGACAAGAACACGCCGCTGCGCGCCAAGGGCATATTGGTGGCGGCGCTCGGCTATTTCGTCCTGCCGGTGGACCTGATCCCGGACTTCATCGTCGGGCTCGGCTTCACCGACGACATCGCCGTGCTGACCGCCGCGATCACCGCCGTCAGCGCCCATATCACGCCGGCGCATCGCCAGGCCGCCAAGGATGCCATCGCCGATAGGAGCTGA
- a CDS encoding methyltransferase family protein, translating into MPAFISEALGLGALIGSVWEISVMAISGTVLILVGGTVVLLVVFGIRVAIRAVAGGAAAAPRSGDREAAGGSGAPDVAGVITLPPLIFLGFLAAAAVLEAVIPLPVLAAPSLTRYLGGAVLAACGFVIIFMAAGRFRAAGTNIPPTLPTTALVIDGIYRRTRNPFYLGATLVYLGLGVAAGSFWVIGLIVPLLWVINTGVIAREERYLERKFGDAYRAYKARVRRWV; encoded by the coding sequence ATGCCCGCTTTCATTTCCGAGGCGCTCGGCCTGGGCGCCCTCATTGGTAGCGTATGGGAGATTTCAGTCATGGCCATATCCGGGACAGTCCTGATCCTGGTGGGTGGCACTGTTGTCCTGTTGGTCGTGTTCGGCATTCGTGTTGCCATCCGGGCGGTGGCCGGTGGCGCCGCGGCGGCGCCGCGATCCGGTGATCGGGAGGCTGCAGGCGGATCGGGCGCGCCCGACGTGGCGGGGGTCATCACGCTGCCACCTTTGATCTTTCTCGGCTTCCTGGCGGCGGCAGCGGTCCTCGAGGCTGTCATCCCCCTCCCGGTCCTGGCCGCGCCGTCGCTCACCCGCTATCTGGGCGGGGCCGTGCTCGCGGCGTGCGGCTTCGTTATCATCTTCATGGCGGCGGGGCGCTTTCGCGCCGCTGGCACCAATATTCCGCCGACACTGCCGACGACGGCGCTGGTCATCGACGGCATCTACCGGCGGACCAGGAACCCATTTTATCTGGGAGCGACCCTCGTCTATTTGGGCCTGGGCGTCGCGGCGGGAAGTTTTTGGGTCATCGGGCTGATCGTCCCGTTGCTGTGGGTGATCAATACCGGCGTCATCGCGCGGGAAGAGCGCTATCTAGAGCGGAAATTCGGCGATGCGTATCGTGCCTACAAGGCGCGGGTGCGGCGGTGGGTTTGA
- a CDS encoding invasion associated locus B family protein: MRGLTAIVSSLVLVAFAAPALAQQATKIGQHNAWGTYSYQASGGKVCYVLTVPTDKQPPTLDHGDMFFFVSQRPGQQVSYEPQFIAGYNFQEGSKATVTIDKKSFSMFTRGKSAWVENAAEEPVLIAAMKTGTDMKVTAKSGRGNPTSYVFSLKGISAALSSIAKCK, translated from the coding sequence ATGCGCGGATTGACAGCTATAGTTTCGAGCCTGGTCCTGGTGGCCTTTGCAGCGCCGGCACTGGCGCAGCAGGCGACCAAGATCGGCCAGCACAATGCCTGGGGCACCTACAGCTACCAGGCATCGGGGGGCAAGGTCTGCTACGTGCTCACCGTGCCGACCGACAAGCAGCCGCCGACGCTCGACCACGGCGACATGTTCTTCTTCGTCAGTCAGCGGCCCGGCCAGCAGGTGTCCTACGAACCGCAGTTCATTGCCGGCTACAATTTCCAGGAAGGCTCCAAGGCTACCGTCACCATCGACAAGAAGTCCTTCTCGATGTTCACGCGCGGCAAGTCGGCCTGGGTCGAGAACGCCGCCGAGGAACCGGTGCTGATCGCCGCCATGAAGACCGGCACCGACATGAAGGTGACGGCGAAGTCCGGCCGCGGCAACCCCACCTCCTATGTCTTCTCACTGAAGGGCATTTCGGCTGCGCTGTCGTCGATCGCCAAGTGCAAGTAA
- a CDS encoding chloride channel protein: MAGTSRKYPMLRRSRAMLGSRRVWQPRLVFWAGAVSIGVISVLFAVLADKAQELFHVMIGADGGWRFYLPLVITPLGFVLSAWLAYAFFPGSQGSGIPQAIAARHLRDEEDREHLLSLRLAAGKIALTIVGLFCGASIGREGPTVQVGASLMLQAARWGGMAQARGLILAGSAAGIAAAFNTPLAGIVFAIEEMGRTYESRTNGLVLTAVILAGIASLGLLGNYTYFGVSKDTISFAADWPLVIACGVIGGGFGALFSLLALKTTRRIRRWHTQQPLRRALLVAAACGLAVAAIGIASGGLTFGTGYAQARGAVEGTPLPWFFFAEKFLAGLLSMVSGIPGGIFAPSLAVGAGIGSSLGLLFGASTGAAALLGMAGYFAGVVQAPMTAFVIILEMTGNHDNVIALMLASMLGYGMARMISHEPLYHALSRVFIAEAIRRRRAEAAPVSGG, from the coding sequence ATGGCCGGCACATCGCGAAAATATCCCATGCTGCGGCGGTCGCGGGCGATGTTGGGCTCGCGGCGCGTGTGGCAGCCGCGCCTGGTGTTCTGGGCCGGCGCGGTGTCGATCGGCGTCATCAGCGTGCTGTTCGCGGTGCTGGCCGACAAGGCGCAGGAACTTTTCCATGTCATGATCGGCGCCGATGGTGGCTGGCGCTTCTACCTGCCGCTCGTGATCACGCCGCTGGGCTTCGTGCTGAGCGCGTGGCTTGCCTACGCTTTCTTCCCCGGATCGCAAGGCAGCGGCATTCCGCAAGCGATCGCCGCGCGCCATTTGCGCGACGAGGAGGATCGAGAGCATCTCCTGTCGCTTCGGCTGGCAGCGGGAAAGATCGCACTCACCATCGTCGGCCTGTTCTGTGGTGCCTCGATCGGCCGCGAGGGCCCGACCGTGCAGGTCGGGGCGTCGCTGATGCTGCAGGCGGCGCGCTGGGGCGGCATGGCGCAGGCGCGCGGCCTGATCCTGGCCGGCTCGGCCGCCGGCATCGCCGCCGCCTTCAACACGCCGCTGGCCGGCATCGTCTTCGCCATTGAGGAAATGGGCCGGACTTATGAATCGCGCACCAACGGGCTGGTGCTGACGGCGGTCATCCTGGCCGGCATCGCCTCGCTCGGCCTGCTTGGCAACTACACCTATTTCGGTGTGTCAAAGGACACGATCTCGTTCGCCGCCGATTGGCCGCTGGTGATCGCCTGCGGCGTCATTGGCGGCGGTTTTGGCGCGCTGTTTTCCTTGCTGGCCCTGAAGACGACGCGGCGGATCCGGCGCTGGCACACGCAGCAGCCCTTGCGGCGCGCGCTGCTGGTGGCCGCCGCATGCGGACTTGCCGTGGCGGCAATCGGCATTGCGTCGGGCGGGCTCACCTTCGGCACCGGCTACGCACAGGCGCGCGGCGCCGTCGAGGGCACGCCGCTGCCATGGTTCTTTTTTGCCGAAAAGTTCCTGGCCGGGCTGCTGTCGATGGTTTCGGGCATTCCCGGCGGCATCTTCGCGCCTTCGCTGGCGGTCGGCGCCGGCATTGGCAGTTCGCTCGGCCTGTTGTTCGGCGCCAGCACGGGCGCGGCGGCGCTGCTCGGCATGGCAGGCTATTTCGCCGGCGTCGTGCAGGCGCCGATGACGGCCTTCGTCATCATCCTGGAGATGACCGGCAATCACGACAATGTCATCGCGCTGATGCTGGCCTCGATGCTGGGCTACGGCATGGCGCGCATGATCTCGCACGAGCCGCTCTACCACGCGCTGTCGCGGGTGTTCATCGCCGAGGCGATCCGGCGGCGGCGGGCGGAAGCCGCGCCGGTTTCCGGGGGCTGA
- a CDS encoding putative quinol monooxygenase, producing MSDKSVILVNLLKVKPGKQDALIALLKQNTDTVIRTLPGWKATKLVAAADGAGVVIYSEWESPAAIEAMRGDPRMKVYFPKIIELASLDSIVGSTVLSETR from the coding sequence ATGTCCGACAAATCCGTTATTCTGGTCAATCTGCTGAAGGTCAAACCCGGCAAGCAGGATGCGCTGATCGCGCTCCTGAAACAGAACACCGACACGGTGATCCGCACACTCCCGGGCTGGAAGGCGACCAAGCTGGTCGCGGCGGCGGACGGTGCCGGCGTCGTCATCTACTCCGAATGGGAGTCACCCGCGGCCATAGAGGCGATGCGCGGCGACCCGCGCATGAAAGTCTATTTTCCGAAGATCATCGAGCTGGCGAGCCTGGACTCGATCGTGGGATCGACGGTGTTGAGCGAGACCCGGTGA
- a CDS encoding EthD family reductase, with the protein MAKMVVVYRKPAHVDAFERHYFETHIPLAKKIPGLRKYEISSGPVMVIAGPPDVHLIATVYFDDLDAMKKGFASPEGQAAGADRRLYAPDESGVQMFVFDTTEV; encoded by the coding sequence ATGGCCAAGATGGTCGTCGTCTACAGGAAGCCGGCTCACGTCGATGCGTTCGAAAGGCATTATTTCGAGACGCACATACCTCTGGCCAAGAAAATCCCGGGCCTCAGGAAATATGAGATCAGCAGCGGACCTGTCATGGTGATAGCCGGACCGCCCGATGTTCACCTGATCGCGACGGTGTATTTTGACGATCTTGACGCGATGAAAAAAGGCTTCGCAAGCCCGGAGGGACAGGCCGCTGGGGCGGATCGGCGGCTTTATGCGCCTGATGAATCAGGCGTTCAAATGTTCGTTTTTGACACCACGGAAGTTTGA
- a CDS encoding sigma-70 family RNA polymerase sigma factor, whose amino-acid sequence MNTEEFEDRLKALRPRLHRYCARMTGSAITGEDVLQDALVKALHARAQGAEVDNLEGWLFRIAHNASLDFLRESSRNTVVPLTENIEAAPMPEADIVAISFQTFLRLPELQRCAVILRDVLGHSIEEIAGIAECSAAAAKSALQRGRVALRQLAQAPEDTRLPLMSGTDRRKIAAFVDLFRGGDFDAIRAMLADDVKLELVNRLHLAGRDRIVPYFTRYAEVTKWRFALGAVEGQPAMLVFDSTGPMDRPAHFVLVDWSENRIIGIRDFLFAPYVLEATDWVQLG is encoded by the coding sequence ATGAATACGGAAGAATTCGAGGATCGGCTGAAAGCGCTGCGGCCGCGCCTTCATCGCTATTGCGCGCGCATGACGGGGTCGGCGATCACTGGCGAGGATGTCCTTCAGGATGCCCTCGTCAAGGCCCTGCACGCGCGAGCCCAGGGCGCCGAGGTGGACAATCTCGAGGGCTGGCTGTTTCGCATCGCCCACAATGCGAGCCTGGATTTTTTGCGCGAGAGTTCCCGCAACACCGTGGTTCCGCTTACCGAAAACATCGAGGCCGCGCCCATGCCCGAGGCGGATATCGTCGCGATCAGCTTTCAGACCTTTCTGCGACTGCCTGAACTTCAGCGCTGCGCGGTGATCCTAAGGGATGTTCTGGGGCATTCGATCGAGGAGATCGCAGGCATTGCCGAGTGCTCTGCAGCCGCCGCCAAATCGGCGCTTCAGCGCGGCCGCGTCGCGCTGCGCCAACTTGCCCAGGCGCCGGAGGACACCAGGCTGCCGCTGATGTCGGGCACGGACCGGCGCAAGATCGCCGCCTTCGTCGATCTGTTTCGTGGCGGCGATTTCGACGCCATCCGCGCCATGCTCGCCGACGATGTGAAGCTCGAACTTGTGAACCGGCTGCACCTGGCAGGGCGCGACAGGATTGTTCCCTATTTCACGCGCTATGCGGAAGTGACGAAATGGCGGTTCGCCCTTGGCGCGGTCGAAGGACAACCGGCCATGCTGGTCTTCGACAGCACCGGCCCGATGGACAGACCCGCGCATTTTGTTCTGGTCGACTGGTCGGAAAACAGGATCATCGGGATCCGGGATTTCCTGTTCGCTCCCTATGTGCTGGAGGCCACGGACTGGGTTCAGCTCGGCTAA